A single Cannabis sativa cultivar Pink pepper isolate KNU-18-1 chromosome 7, ASM2916894v1, whole genome shotgun sequence DNA region contains:
- the LOC133039890 gene encoding uncharacterized protein LOC133039890 → MAFSLLVLENSSGMHPSVAPPFMVDLVHPNWYCDGCVPLIHFFSSKPSLLPFFSLINPCIYCSEGYNEYPSHLNILFQSIKCANPSLFLLIRSPLFSFSLSLSSSSPPNFIITIFKHFGFWKMEAELGFNDDLKLQIIIFPTRSRIWDKMARSFRRSQRAFWFYLFKGRSRFALHPKDMFAWCQSFLLQYLDAKQTRFIPTFQGDQSPLDLDRCPPGRYKVFTDAAIDTGKQVFSLSVVVKNDSDQVVAGLVKPVTGIIPPVIAEAKAVSLAVAWTKMINLPVHVLFSDCKIVVDKINKCNWNNSVCDDVLIDVYNSLSFNPRPKVVFIRRDENTHAHNLAKLGLGLDRKLLWNGSLPSL, encoded by the exons ATGGCTTTCTCTCTCTTGGTTCTAGAGAACTCTAGTGGCATGCATCCCTCTGTTGCTCCACCGTTCATGGTGGATTTGGTCCATCCAAATTGGTATTGTGATGGTTGTGTTCCTCTAATTCATTTCTTCTCTTCTAAGCCTTCTCTACTTCCTTTCTTTTCTCTCATTAATCCTTGCATTTATTGCTCTGAGGGATATAATGAATATCCATCCCATCTTAATATCCTCTTTCAGAGCATTAAATGTGCAAATCCCTCCCTCTTTCTTCTCATCAGATCTCCTCTCTTCTCGTTCTCTctatctctttcttcttcctctcccCCAAATTTCATCATTACTATATTTAAACACTTTGGGTTTTGGAAAATGGAGGCGGAGCTTGGGTTTAATGATGATTTGAAGCTTCAAATCATCATTTTTCCTACCAGGTCTAGGATTTGGGACAAGATGGCTAGATCCTTCAGGCGATCACAAAGGGCTTTCTGGTTTTACCTATTTAAGGGAAGATCAAG ATTTGCTCTTCATCCAAAGGATATGTTTGCTTGGTGTCAAAGCTTTCTTTTGCAGTACCTGGATGCGAAACAGACAAGATTTATTCCTACATTTCAGGGTGATCAAAGTCCCTTGGATTTGGATCGGTGTCCACCAGGCAGGTACAAGGTTTTCACAGATGCAGCTATTGATACTGGGAAGCAGGTTTTTAGCCTTAGTGTGGTGGTGAAGAATGATTCAGATCAAGTGGTGGCTGGGTTGGTGAAACCAGTTACTGGGATAATTCCTCCAGTTATAGCTGAAGCTAAAGCTGTTTCTCTTGCAGTAGCTTGGACGAAAATGATCAATTTACCTGTTCATGTTCTTTTTTCGGATTGTAAGATTGTGGTGGATAAGattaataaatgtaattggaataATAGTGTTTGTGATGATGTATTAATTGATGTTTACAACTCTTTGTCCTTCAATCCTAGGCCTAAAGTTGTGTTTATTAGGAGAGATGAGAATACTCATGCTCACAATTTAGCTAAGTTAGGTTTAGGATTAGACAGGAAGTTATTATGGAATGGTTCTTTACCTTCCTTGTAA